A genomic window from Aythya fuligula isolate bAytFul2 chromosome 15, bAytFul2.pri, whole genome shotgun sequence includes:
- the ZC3H7A gene encoding LOW QUALITY PROTEIN: zinc finger CCCH domain-containing protein 7A (The sequence of the model RefSeq protein was modified relative to this genomic sequence to represent the inferred CDS: deleted 1 base in 1 codon): protein MSNVSEERSTRQQDIKKGLQFIESTLPYPGTQEQYELFIRELVRNLFNEGNDVYREGDWRGSLSHYTEAINIADYANSEEIHVSDDILEKLHVNRIACFSNMGLHEKVLEDCEIALRLNENNFRALYRKAKALNELGRYKKAYDAVAKCSLAVPQDESVIKLTQELAQKLGLKIRKAYVRAKPPSSNSVSSDILNQSSSSVEDIELDLSDQKQEMVSAASSSVFVSELSKVASVPLSSLSSVMSLQVEKVSLPSAVLANGGNVSFSMPEACLDCGDGDIIIGEELDELLDSVPDPDESVMQTTGARGPIPAGSVAPSVPFSASLLGTLPVSTGFVPSPSLSEIFSQPLASSLENFCSPLSTFSISDPKRDLSSSASRDGTPTLNSNNSPFFINGPSSLFGSENYVGIAGQARNEFSNVFSSATANIPVSSVLAGRNPLEGTHELRQACQLCFVKKGPKLLDYAYHPNLEHKCKKDILIGRIKNSEDKSWKKIRPRPTKTQYVGPYYICKDVAAEEECRYPGHCTFAYCQEEIDVWTLERKGAFSREALFGGNGKINFTVSRLLQEHHGLFMFLCEKCFDHKPRIISKRNKDNSSSCSHPAMHDFEDNKCLVHILRETMVKYSKIRPFQVRCQLDLCRHEVHYGCLREDKCFYAHSLVELKVWIMQKETGISHDAIVQESKKYWQNMEASTHGSQILGNQMKYGSLNLKIKFVCGQCWRNGQVNEPDRNKKYCSAKARHPWTKDRRVVLVMSNERKKWMTIRPLPAKKQVPLQFDLCNHIASGKKCQYDGNCSFAHSPEEREMWTYMKENSIQDLEQLYDIWLKSQNQKKEMIQLLRQIKENGKQIHMPTDYAEVTVDFHCWMCGKNCNSEKQWQGHISSEKHKEKVFHTEDDQNCWQYRFPTGYFSICDRYMAGTCTEGNNCKFAHGNAELHEWEERRQVLRMKLSKARKDHLIAPSDNDFGKYSFLFKDLN from the exons ATGTCCAATGTGTCGGAAGAGAGAAGCACTAGACAACAGGACATTAAGAAAGGACTTCAGTTTATAGA atCTACTTTGCCCTATCCAGGGACACAAGAACAATATGAG TTATTTATACGAGAACTTGTTAGAAATCTTTTTAATGAAGGGAACGATGTATATCGAGAAGGCGATTGGAGAGGATCACTGAGTCACTATACAGAAGCTATAAACATAGCAGATTATGCaaattctgaagaaatacaTGTTTCTGATGATATTTTAGAGAAGTTACATGTAAACAGGATagcatgtttttcaaatatg GGACTTCATGAAAAGGTTCTAGAAGACTGTGAGATAGCATTAAGGttgaatgaaaacaatttcagagcTCTGTATCGGAAAGCAAAAGCTTTGAACGAACTGGGAAGGTATAAGAAGGCTTATGATGCTGTAGCAAAATGTTCTCTTGCTGTGCCGCAG gaTGAAAGTGTGATTAAACTGACTCAAGAGCTAGCTCAAAAATTAGggttaaaaataaggaaagcatATGTAAGAGCAAAG CCACCCTCTTCAAATTCAGTTTCTAGTGATATATTAAATCAG AGTTCTTCTTCTGTAGAAGATATTGAGTTAG ATTTATCTGACCAGAAGCAAGAAAtggtttctgctgcttcttcatcagtctttgtttctgaattGTCTAAAGTGGCATCAGTACCCCTGTCATCCTTATCTTCTGTTATGTCTCTTCAAGTGGAAAAGGtttctttgccttctgcagTGTTGGCAAATGGAGGAAATGTTTCATTCTCTATGCCAGAAGCATGTTTAGATTGTGGAGATGGAGATATAATTATTGGGGAAGAACTTGACGAATTACTTGATTCTGTGCCTGATCCAGATGAAAGTGTAATG CAAACTACAGGTGCCAGGGGACCTATTCCTGCAGGAAGTGTAGCTCCCAGTGTTCCTTTCTCTGCCTCACTGCTGGGGACGTTGCCAGTTAGCACAGGATTTGTTCCTTCGCcttctctttcagaaatcttttcaCAGCCTTTGGCTTCTTCACTGGAAAATTTTTGTTCACCATTAAGCACCTTTTCAATCAGTGACCCAAAAAGAG ATCTCTCAAGTTCAGCTTCTAGAGATGGAACACCAACTCTTAACAGCAATaattccccatttttt ATAAATGGCCCTAGTAGTTTGTTTGGGTCTGAAAATTACGTGGGAATTGCAGGTCAAGCTAGAAATgagttttcaaatgtttttagcAGTGCAACTGCTAATATACCTGTATCTTCAGTACTTGCCGGAAGAAACCCATTAGAAGGCACACACGAGCTAAGACAGGCCTGCCAGTTATGTTTTGTCAAAAAAG GTCCTAAATTATTGGATTATGCTTACCATCCCAATTTAGAACATAAATGTAAGAAGGATATTCTAATTGGCAGAATTAAAAACTCTGAAGataaatcatggaaaaaaatacgtCCAAGACCAACAAAGACACAATATGTAGGACCATATTATATATGTAAAG ATGTTGCTGCTGAAGAGGAATGCCGATATCCAGGTCACTGCACATTTGCGTATTGCCAAGAGGAGATAGATGTGTGGACACTGGAGCGCAAAGGAGCCTTTAGTCGAGAAGCTCTTTTTGGAGGAAATGGAAAGATCAACTTCACTGTGTCCCGACTTCTTCAAGAACATCATGgattatttatgtttctttgtgAG aaatgttttgatCACAAACCCAGAATAATAAGCAAAAGGAACAAAGATAATTCATCTTCTTGCTCTCACCCTGCGATGCATGACTTTGAAGATAACAA GTGCCTTGTCCACATTTTGCGAGAAACTATGGTGAAGTATTCCAAAATCCGCCCTTTTCAAGTTCGTTGTCAGCTTGACCTGTGCAGACATGAGGTGCATTATGGCTGCTTAAGAGAGGATAAATGCTTTTATGCTCACAGTCTGGTAGAGCTTAAAGTCTGGATaatgcagaaggaaacag GCATTTCACATGATGCTATTGTTCAAGAATCAAAGAAATATTGGCAGAACATGGAAGCTAGCACCCATGGATCACAG ATCCTTGGGAACCAAATG AAATATGGATCACTTAATTTGAAGATTAAGTTTGTTTGTGGCCAGTGCTGGAGAAATGGTCAAGTTAATGAGccagacagaaacaaaaaatactgcagtgcAAAGGCAAGACACCC GTGGACCAAAGATCGCCGTGTGGTGCTAGTGATGTCTAATGAACGTAAGAAATGGATGACTATTCGTCCTCTTCCAGCAAAGAAACAAGTGCCTCTGCAGTTTGAT TTGTGCAATCATATTGCTTCAGGCAAGAAATGTCAGTATGATGGAAACTGCTCATTTGCTCACAGTCCCgaggaaagagaaatgtggaCCTATATGAAGGAGAACAgca TTCAAGACTTGGAGCAGTTGTATGACATATGGCTAAAAagtcaaaaccagaaaaaggaGATGATACAGCTGCTCaggcaaataaaagaaaatgggaagcaAATTCACATGCCGACTGACTATGCTGAAGTTACA GTGGATTTTCACTGTTGGATGTGTGGGAAGAACTGTAATAGTGAGAAACAATGGCAGGGTCACATTTCTTCTGAGAAGCATAAAGAAAAGGTTTTCCACACTGAGGATGATCAAAACTGCTGGCAGTATCGTTTTCCAACTGGATATTTTAGCATTTGTGATAG ATACATGGCTGGTACTTGCACTGAAGGAAACAACTGTAAATTTGCCCATGGAAATGCTGAACTCCATGAATGGGAGGAAAGAAGACAAGTTTTAAGAATGAAGCTcagcaaagcaagaaaagacCACTTGATTGCTCCCAGTGATAATGACTTTGGAAAAtatagttttttgtttaaagatttAAACTAA